A region of the Bryobacteraceae bacterium genome:
ATGGCCCCGAACATGACCATCGTGAAAAACGCGTAGACGCCGAGGTGCGCGTGCGCGATCGTGTAGTGAGTGAAGTGGCTGATCTCGTTCACGGTCCGCAGCGACTGGAGCGATCCCTGAACGCTGACCGCCGTGTAGCACATCGCCCCGTAGACGACAAAACGCAGCGTCGGACTGTACTTCAGATGGTGAAAATTGCCGACCATCGTCATGTGGTGATTCACCGCCACGGTGATGACCGGAACGAACATCATCACGCTGCCGACAATGCCAACGGTGATCAGCCACGCCGGCAGCGGCCCGCCGATCAGGTGGTGCGTGCCCGCCCAGTTGTAGAAGATTGCCAGCGTCCAGAAGCCGAGCAGCGAAAGGTGATAGCTGTGCACCGGCCGCCCGATCACCTTGGGAATCAGGTAATACACGGTCGCCAGCCCGATGGGCGTGAACCACAGCCCCAGCACGTTGTGCGCGAACCACCAGTTGGCCGCAGCCTTCACCGCGCCCCGGGCCAGCGGGGTGTGCAGGAATATCTGCGCAGACACATACAGCACCGGGAACCAGAAGACGGCGCCGAACAGGTACCACTGCGAAACGTAGGTGTGTTTCGATTCGCGCTGGCGGAACATCCGGATGGAGGCGGCAATGATGACTGCGATGCAGAAGCCGAACAGGATGGCTGTCTCCGGCGGGATTTCGATCCATTCAATGCTGGTGCTGCGGCCGGCGAGCACGGAGACGACGCCGTAGGCGACGGTAATGTTCCAGATGACGGCCGTCACCGGAAGGAGCGTGGGAAACGGCAGGCGCGTGCGAGTGAGCCGCGCCTGGA
Encoded here:
- a CDS encoding membrane protein, translating into MAASPEASAPAVQAGEERERLTRIQIDRSCRQAVVWYYTSAVFWLLVGSALALVASIKLHSPEFLADWQWLTFGRVRPVHLAAMIYGWGSMAGVGTLLWLQARLTRTRLPFPTLLPVTAVIWNITVAYGVVSVLAGRSTSIEWIEIPPETAILFGFCIAVIIAASIRMFRQRESKHTYVSQWYLFGAVFWFPVLYVSAQIFLHTPLARGAVKAAANWWFAHNVLGLWFTPIGLATVYYLIPKVIGRPVHSYHLSLLGFWTLAIFYNWAGTHHLIGGPLPAWLITVGIVGSVMMFVPVITVAVNHHMTMVGNFHHLKYSPTLRFVVYGAMCYTAVSVQGSLQSLRTVNEISHFTHYTIAHAHLGVYAFFTMVMFGAIYYVAPRLLNAEWHSAAWIRVHFWTTAIGMAIYWLGLTWAGWQQGRMMNDPRIPFLDIVRYTVPWLWSRSAAGVLMTVGHLAFAWLFWNMLRQRGAWLPGPTLLVRRPESAQAVAGGEG